The following are from one region of the Stanieria cyanosphaera PCC 7437 genome:
- the speD gene encoding adenosylmethionine decarboxylase — protein sequence MKKMGTHLVVDAWGAPADLLNDPEKIRRGMIEAIAAGEATLIDLCVHQFSPHGVTATATLAESHIAIHTWPEYGYFAADLFFCGKGKPVVAMEVLQKALQAKEMTMQETDRGFPSHVAAELQLEASVS from the coding sequence ATGAAAAAAATGGGAACTCACCTGGTGGTAGACGCTTGGGGCGCACCAGCCGATTTGCTTAACGATCCAGAAAAAATTCGTCGTGGTATGATAGAAGCGATCGCTGCTGGAGAAGCTACTCTAATCGATTTGTGCGTACACCAGTTTAGTCCCCACGGTGTTACAGCAACTGCTACTTTAGCGGAATCTCATATTGCGATTCATACCTGGCCAGAATATGGTTATTTTGCAGCAGATCTGTTTTTCTGCGGAAAAGGAAAACCAGTAGTAGCCATGGAAGTTCTGCAAAAAGCCCTTCAAGCTAAAGAAATGACAATGCAAGAAACTGACCGTGGTTTTCCTAGCCATGTTGCTGCCGAACTGCAACTAGAAGCATCAGTATCATAA
- a CDS encoding RNA-binding S4 domain-containing protein, with translation MSQNLDNSSNRSFIKLDQFLKWQGLVQTGGEAKLRIKAGEILVNGEVETRRGRKLVSGDIVTVANLAYKVELN, from the coding sequence ATGAGTCAAAATTTAGATAATAGTTCTAATCGCTCTTTCATTAAACTTGATCAGTTTCTCAAATGGCAAGGACTAGTTCAAACTGGTGGTGAAGCAAAACTGAGAATTAAAGCAGGTGAAATTTTAGTTAATGGAGAAGTTGAAACAAGAAGAGGAAGAAAATTAGTATCAGGGGATATTGTTACAGTTGCAAATTTGGCTTATAAAGTCGAATTAAATTAA
- a CDS encoding type II secretion system F family protein, with protein MSIYVAKVKDHSGKIFKEKIEASSPEQAYSILKNRYKAVGKINKSALDLDLSQLELLLSKVSIKDKAVFSRQFSVMVNAGVAIVRALAILADQAPNPKLKKALLAISAEVQQGNNLSEAMSKHPECFDDLYVSMVEAGETGGVLDEVMERLAKLLEDVAKLRNQIKSAMAYPVVVGIFAVLAFLGMTIFLIPVFAGIFEQLGAELPALTKFMLFLSDTLRSWKAIIPIGFFMGASFLFRMYYKTPAGRLQIDAFFLKMPLFGDLNEKSAVARFCRVFGTLTRSGVPVLNCFDIVCNTIGNQVIVNAVTSAKKEIQQGGMISLAIQKEKIFPPLAIQMISIGEETGELDEMMSKVADFYEDEVEQAVKALTSIIEPLMMVGIAGMVGTILLSMYLPMFSIFDQLG; from the coding sequence ATGTCTATATACGTAGCTAAAGTTAAAGACCATTCAGGCAAAATTTTTAAGGAAAAAATTGAAGCTAGTTCTCCTGAACAAGCCTATAGTATTCTCAAAAATAGATATAAAGCAGTAGGAAAAATTAATAAATCTGCTTTAGATTTAGATTTATCTCAATTAGAATTACTTCTGAGTAAAGTTTCAATTAAAGATAAAGCAGTATTTTCTCGTCAATTTTCAGTCATGGTTAATGCAGGAGTTGCGATCGTTCGTGCTTTAGCAATCTTAGCAGATCAAGCTCCTAATCCAAAATTAAAAAAGGCTTTACTCGCAATTAGTGCCGAAGTGCAACAGGGAAATAATTTGTCTGAAGCTATGAGTAAACACCCTGAATGTTTTGATGACCTTTACGTCAGCATGGTAGAAGCAGGAGAAACTGGTGGTGTTTTAGACGAAGTTATGGAACGTCTTGCCAAGTTACTCGAAGATGTCGCCAAATTGAGAAATCAGATCAAATCGGCAATGGCTTATCCTGTAGTGGTTGGTATTTTTGCTGTGCTTGCTTTTTTGGGGATGACGATTTTTCTAATCCCGGTATTTGCAGGGATTTTTGAGCAATTAGGCGCAGAATTACCAGCTTTAACTAAGTTTATGTTGTTTTTAAGTGATACTCTCAGAAGTTGGAAAGCTATTATTCCGATTGGGTTTTTTATGGGAGCAAGTTTTCTCTTCCGAATGTACTATAAAACTCCTGCTGGAAGGTTACAAATTGATGCTTTTTTTCTAAAAATGCCTTTATTTGGCGATCTGAATGAAAAATCTGCGGTAGCTCGTTTTTGTCGCGTATTTGGAACTCTGACTCGTTCTGGAGTACCTGTACTCAATTGTTTTGATATTGTTTGTAATACTATTGGCAATCAAGTCATTGTTAATGCAGTTACTTCAGCTAAAAAGGAAATTCAACAAGGAGGCATGATTTCTTTAGCAATTCAAAAAGAAAAGATTTTTCCTCCTTTAGCAATTCAAATGATTAGTATTGGCGAAGAAACTGGGGAATTAGATGAAATGATGTCCAAAGTGGCTGATTTTTATGAAGATGAAGTAGAACAAGCGGTTAAAGCTTTAACTAGTATTATTGAACCTTTGATGATGGTTGGCATTGCAGGGATGGTAGGTACAATTTTGCTGTCGATGTATTTGCCAATGTTCTCGATCTTCGATCAATTAGGTTAG
- a CDS encoding TlyA family RNA methyltransferase — protein MSKQRLDHLLVELNLSSSRQKAQRLIRAGEVKVEGKIIDKPGTEIDPTAKIELLVKPAYVSRGGEKLAQALTQLKIDVSERICLDGGISTGGFTDCLLQAGAKKVYGIDVGYGQVAWNLRQDPRVILKERTNFRYLTPKDLYNDDTYANLGVMDLSFISLTKVLEPLWNLLIVPKEVILLIKPQFEVGREKVGKKGVVRNPEDHAQAILQVWEVAAKLGWYYQGLTFSPIKGPAGNIEYLLWLKTEPMTQAPDLKDIKLVTQTAATAVN, from the coding sequence TTGAGCAAACAAAGATTAGATCATCTCTTAGTAGAACTTAACCTATCTTCTTCTCGCCAAAAAGCTCAACGATTAATTCGAGCAGGAGAAGTTAAAGTAGAAGGAAAAATTATTGATAAACCAGGAACAGAAATTGATCCTACAGCTAAGATAGAACTACTAGTTAAACCTGCCTATGTCTCTCGGGGAGGAGAAAAACTTGCTCAGGCTCTTACTCAATTAAAAATTGATGTTAGTGAGCGAATCTGTTTAGACGGTGGTATTTCCACAGGAGGATTTACTGACTGTTTACTTCAAGCAGGAGCTAAAAAAGTTTATGGAATAGATGTCGGTTATGGGCAAGTAGCTTGGAATTTGCGTCAAGATCCAAGAGTTATTTTAAAAGAAAGAACTAATTTTCGTTATTTAACTCCCAAAGACTTATACAATGATGACACCTATGCAAATTTAGGTGTAATGGATTTATCTTTTATTTCTTTAACTAAAGTTTTAGAACCTCTCTGGAATTTACTAATAGTTCCTAAAGAAGTAATTTTATTAATCAAACCTCAATTTGAAGTTGGACGAGAAAAGGTAGGAAAAAAGGGAGTAGTGCGTAATCCGGAAGATCACGCTCAAGCTATCCTGCAAGTATGGGAAGTTGCAGCCAAATTAGGCTGGTATTATCAAGGATTAACTTTTTCTCCAATCAAAGGGCCAGCGGGAAACATAGAATATCTTTTATGGTTGAAAACCGAACCGATGACTCAAGCTCCAGACTTGAAAGATATAAAACTGGTTACCCAAACAGCAGCAACTGCGGTCAATTAA
- a CDS encoding gluconokinase yields MFCIIMGVAGSGKSTVGKLLSQRLGWQFYDADDFHTPENIAKMSLGLPLSDRDREPWLDRLKQLIEQTINQGNSGILACSALKSSYRQFLTQEQKNEICWVYLRGDYQLISTRIKQRQQHFFKEEILNTQFANLEEPTEALIIDVSLSPDAIVDTILAYLSD; encoded by the coding sequence ATGTTTTGCATCATTATGGGAGTGGCAGGATCAGGAAAATCAACTGTGGGAAAACTATTAAGTCAACGTCTCGGTTGGCAATTTTATGACGCAGATGACTTTCATACTCCAGAAAATATTGCTAAGATGAGTCTTGGTTTGCCTTTAAGCGATCGCGATCGAGAACCGTGGTTAGATAGATTAAAACAGCTAATTGAGCAAACTATTAATCAAGGAAACAGTGGAATCTTAGCTTGTTCTGCGCTTAAGTCATCTTATCGCCAGTTTTTAACTCAAGAACAAAAAAATGAAATTTGTTGGGTATATCTTCGTGGGGATTATCAATTAATCTCGACTCGAATTAAACAACGTCAACAACATTTTTTTAAAGAGGAAATATTGAACACCCAATTTGCTAATCTAGAAGAACCAACAGAAGCACTAATTATAGATGTTTCTTTGTCTCCAGACGCGATCGTGGATACGATCCTCGCTTATCTTTCCGATTAA
- a CDS encoding phasin family protein yields MDSNDWIKQLLMVGVGTTSFVAEKIKEVSEQWVKEGKINGDQAKAFVDDFMNQLNSEPGSFQKQLERQMKNMLQDLGVPRQTEIDELRGRIDRLERQVRELENKSWR; encoded by the coding sequence ATGGATAGTAATGATTGGATTAAGCAATTATTAATGGTCGGAGTCGGAACCACCTCTTTTGTAGCTGAAAAAATTAAAGAAGTTAGCGAACAGTGGGTCAAAGAAGGCAAAATTAATGGCGACCAAGCCAAAGCTTTCGTTGATGATTTTATGAATCAGCTTAATTCAGAACCAGGCAGTTTTCAAAAACAACTCGAAAGACAAATGAAAAATATGTTACAAGATCTTGGCGTTCCTCGTCAGACAGAAATAGATGAGTTAAGAGGTCGTATCGACCGACTTGAACGTCAGGTTAGAGAATTAGAAAATAAATCGTGGCGTTAA
- a CDS encoding FHA domain-containing protein, producing the protein MITLTLLHPLQPVPVQSWTFKSEPRIRIGRSTNNEVVLYSAVVSRHHVEIRRAGQEWELINLGANGTYIDGKRVTKTLAVDGMIMRLASSGPKILIKIESETPVEEKETDLERISALLESQKSKSRRDAKDTLIS; encoded by the coding sequence GTGATTACATTAACTCTACTGCATCCTCTCCAACCAGTCCCAGTTCAAAGCTGGACTTTTAAGAGCGAACCCAGAATTCGGATTGGACGCTCGACTAATAATGAAGTAGTTCTCTATAGTGCGGTAGTTTCTCGTCATCATGTCGAAATCAGACGAGCAGGACAAGAATGGGAACTGATTAATTTAGGAGCTAATGGCACTTACATAGATGGGAAAAGAGTAACTAAAACTCTGGCAGTGGATGGTATGATTATGCGTCTGGCTAGTTCTGGTCCAAAAATCCTGATTAAAATCGAATCAGAAACACCCGTAGAAGAGAAAGAAACGGATTTAGAAAGAATTTCTGCTTTATTAGAATCTCAAAAATCTAAAAGCCGTAGAGATGCTAAAGATACTTTAATTAGTTGA
- a CDS encoding zinc ribbon domain-containing protein encodes MTTCPRCQQPVSPQAVSCPHCGNQLKAFGHPGIPLYQATNESFLCPQCLYDEDDTCNYPQRPYAKSCTLFHDKSLPLVEEKTLSSHKNAFRLIRGWLSNHRGLVILCVLIMVSMILALS; translated from the coding sequence ATGACTACTTGTCCTCGTTGTCAACAACCTGTTAGTCCTCAAGCTGTCAGTTGTCCTCATTGTGGCAATCAACTTAAGGCTTTTGGACATCCTGGTATTCCTCTTTATCAAGCAACTAACGAATCTTTTTTATGCCCTCAATGTCTTTATGATGAAGATGATACCTGTAATTATCCTCAACGCCCTTATGCCAAAAGTTGTACCCTTTTTCATGACAAATCTTTACCTTTAGTTGAAGAAAAAACTTTATCTTCTCATAAAAATGCTTTTAGATTGATTCGGGGTTGGTTGAGTAATCATCGAGGGTTAGTCATACTTTGTGTTTTGATCATGGTTAGTATGATTTTAGCTTTGAGTTAA
- a CDS encoding TIGR03792 family protein, with protein sequence MVIEWLKFQVAPESREKFIQKDEQIWTAFLTTCSGFLGKEIWLNPDASDQIVIVAHWQTREQWKAIPQKLLAQTEAKFAQQMGRDRYKMIEMAEYQIRKFPEMSKSK encoded by the coding sequence ATGGTTATCGAATGGCTTAAATTTCAAGTAGCACCTGAATCAAGGGAAAAATTTATTCAAAAAGATGAACAAATCTGGACTGCTTTTTTGACTACGTGTTCAGGATTTTTAGGTAAAGAAATTTGGCTCAATCCTGATGCTAGCGACCAAATTGTGATTGTAGCGCATTGGCAAACTAGAGAACAATGGAAAGCCATTCCTCAAAAGCTTTTAGCTCAAACCGAAGCCAAATTTGCTCAACAGATGGGACGCGATCGCTATAAAATGATTGAAATGGCTGAATATCAGATCCGCAAATTTCCAGAAATGTCAAAATCTAAATAA
- a CDS encoding pentapeptide repeat-containing protein has translation MSTTRERFDENQVLDCYKHGQRNFQAIKLIKANFQRASLNNIDLKMAVLKKANFNQAQLINANLSGADLSQSNLEKAQLIETNFSRANLTEASLIQADLSGAILSSAIGTKTNLTAAILIGCSLVGTQLLKSKLKEANLTGASLTGAILTGSNLTRAILTRAILSNANLENVNCPEAILIRAYLHRVNLKKANLEKADLRFADLRGANLEGANLQGANLEGVNLQDADLTEANLSAANLEGAVLSNANLQQVILKGTNLTGTNLLNANLGQANLSQANLCQAGLLFTDLTGANLMGADLTSANLIGANLSQTNLLKVSWEQAILPNGTKAE, from the coding sequence ATGAGTACTACTAGAGAAAGATTTGATGAAAATCAAGTGTTAGATTGTTATAAACATGGACAACGTAATTTTCAAGCAATCAAATTAATTAAGGCTAATTTCCAACGAGCCAGTCTCAATAATATAGATTTAAAAATGGCTGTTCTGAAAAAAGCGAATTTTAACCAAGCTCAGTTAATTAATGCTAACTTAAGTGGGGCTGATTTATCTCAAAGTAATTTAGAAAAAGCCCAACTAATTGAAACGAATTTTTCTCGTGCTAACTTAACAGAAGCTTCTTTAATACAAGCCGATTTAAGTGGTGCAATTTTAAGTAGTGCTATTGGTACGAAAACAAATTTAACAGCAGCAATCTTAATCGGTTGTAGTTTAGTAGGAACTCAATTGCTTAAAAGTAAACTCAAAGAAGCTAATTTAACAGGAGCTAGTTTAACAGGAGCAATTTTAACTGGTTCTAATTTAACAAGAGCTATTCTAACCAGAGCCATTTTATCTAATGCTAATTTGGAAAATGTTAATTGCCCAGAGGCAATTTTGATTCGAGCTTATTTACATCGTGTCAATCTTAAAAAAGCGAATCTGGAAAAAGCTGATCTTCGTTTTGCTGATTTAAGAGGAGCTAATTTAGAAGGTGCTAATCTTCAAGGAGCTAATTTAGAAGGCGTTAATCTTCAAGATGCGGATCTTACAGAAGCAAATTTAAGCGCAGCTAACCTAGAAGGTGCAGTTTTAAGCAACGCTAATTTACAACAAGTAATTCTTAAAGGCACAAATTTAACAGGAACTAATTTACTAAACGCTAATTTAGGTCAAGCTAATCTATCTCAAGCTAATTTATGTCAAGCTGGCCTACTTTTTACAGATTTAACAGGAGCTAACTTAATGGGAGCAGATTTGACTTCAGCTAATTTGATTGGCGCAAATCTTTCTCAAACTAATTTACTCAAAGTCTCTTGGGAACAGGCAATTCTGCCTAATGGTACAAAAGCTGAATAA
- a CDS encoding DUF6464 family protein, giving the protein MTHSLVIKLALILLLSILPSLISIFILHRVKQRWQSKLLRLLTAERSLQGSEFDSEHSPLPASTSSRLRRVRLMTDYTSSVSSSGNELLGHFYEYELDSFGNQYSTEFKKYFVGDVSCRYNAYSPYIRCAVNPDGPCQDCIHYQAK; this is encoded by the coding sequence ATGACTCATAGTCTTGTCATCAAGCTAGCTTTAATCTTGTTGCTAAGTATACTACCTTCACTCATTTCCATTTTTATTTTGCACCGAGTGAAGCAAAGATGGCAGTCGAAGTTACTCCGTCTTCTCACGGCGGAACGGAGCTTACAAGGTTCTGAATTCGATTCAGAACACAGCCCCTTGCCTGCTTCGACTTCGTCAAGATTGAGAAGAGTTCGTTTGATGACAGATTATACTTCAAGCGTTAGTTCTTCAGGGAACGAGTTATTGGGGCATTTTTACGAATACGAGTTAGATAGTTTTGGTAATCAATATTCCACCGAGTTCAAAAAATATTTTGTGGGTGATGTAAGTTGTCGTTACAACGCTTATTCTCCCTATATTCGTTGTGCTGTTAATCCTGATGGCCCTTGTCAAGATTGTATTCATTATCAAGCTAAGTAG
- a CDS encoding PRC-barrel domain-containing protein → MTTENIRLRSEFLNTQVIARNSGKRLGVVKEILVDIDRREIVALGLRDNFLSVSGIPKYMYLESIRQTGDVILVEDENVIEDIEIEAYTKLISCEVITEAGEPLGKVRDFQFNIEDGKIYSIIIASLGIPQIPEQIISTYELSIEEVVSSGPNRLIVFEGAEEKITQITVGLLERLGIGRPPWEREEESYYPPTVKAENQLPTGVPVGPPIATPIETRTPVMEETWDEDEWQEARVVPPVQKAQAVPYVEYEEDLEEDNWGGIEPEPERVYDTPVYEARTVEEYEYQEQPEDMWDDDENPKPYNPPPLNIPERQKEKAPEYEEEAG, encoded by the coding sequence ATGACAACTGAAAACATACGTCTACGTAGTGAATTTCTCAATACTCAAGTAATTGCCCGTAATAGTGGCAAAAGATTGGGTGTAGTCAAAGAGATTTTGGTGGATATAGACCGACGAGAAATAGTAGCGTTGGGTTTGCGAGATAATTTTCTTTCCGTTTCTGGTATACCTAAATATATGTATTTAGAGAGTATTCGCCAGACTGGAGATGTCATCCTGGTAGAAGACGAAAACGTTATCGAAGACATTGAAATAGAAGCTTATACTAAACTAATTAGCTGTGAAGTTATTACAGAGGCAGGAGAACCGTTAGGAAAAGTTAGAGATTTTCAGTTTAATATTGAAGACGGTAAAATATACTCCATTATCATTGCCTCTCTTGGGATACCTCAAATTCCTGAACAAATAATTAGTACTTACGAATTATCCATTGAAGAAGTAGTAAGTAGCGGTCCAAATCGATTAATTGTTTTTGAAGGCGCAGAAGAAAAAATAACTCAAATTACAGTAGGTTTATTAGAGCGTTTAGGCATTGGTCGTCCTCCTTGGGAAAGAGAGGAAGAGAGCTATTATCCTCCAACTGTTAAGGCAGAAAATCAGTTACCAACAGGCGTTCCCGTGGGTCCTCCTATTGCTACTCCTATAGAAACTAGAACTCCTGTGATGGAGGAAACGTGGGATGAAGATGAATGGCAAGAAGCGAGGGTAGTACCGCCTGTTCAAAAAGCTCAAGCAGTTCCTTATGTTGAATATGAAGAAGATTTAGAAGAAGATAATTGGGGAGGAATTGAACCAGAACCAGAGCGAGTCTATGATACACCTGTATATGAAGCTCGAACCGTAGAAGAATACGAGTATCAAGAACAACCAGAAGATATGTGGGATGATGACGAAAATCCCAAACCATATAATCCTCCACCTCTTAATATTCCAGAAAGACAAAAAGAAAAAGCACCAGAATACGAAGAAGAAGCTGGATAA
- a CDS encoding elongation factor G produces MSKNSLENIRNVAIVGPYSSGKTTLLESILFVSGAITRKGSVKEKNTVGDSSPEARDRSMSVEVSVASTDYQDVRLTILDCPGSVEFAQETYNALVGAGAAIIVCEPVVERVLTLAPLFKFLDDWEIPHLVFINKMDRSSSEYMDILHALKEVSSRPLVPQQYPIRKEDTCIGYIDLVTEQAYHYHQAHHADPVPLPEHLAAEEKAARTEMLETLADFDDHLLEELIEEIDPPQEEILQDLKQDLSADLIVPVFLGIAEQNYGVRPLLDALVKEAPDPHVTAERRGFKSEANGDTVAQVLKTFYTPQGGRLSLVRVWQGQLNDGITLNGVRVGGVYHLMGQQQESIQTANVGEIVAVGRLEGIQTGETLTSSGQKIQELPKADQMLPVYAMAIAPENRQDEVKLSNALTKLLEEDPSLYWEQHGDTHEVILWGQGEIHLQVSLDRLRRKYNLPMNTHLPQIPYKETIRQSVVSHGRYKHQSGGHGAFGDVYLEIKPLSRGEGFYFHETIVGGVVPKQYIPGVEMGVKEYLEHGPLGFPVVDVDITLKDGSHHSVDSSEQAFKQAARIAMNEGMPKCNPVLLEPILSINVSAPSEFTSKVLQLITGRRGQILGYEGISGWKGWDRVSAYLPQAEMHNFIIELRSLTLGVGSFQWEYAHLQEVPEKLLQNLLTTTAGNNNK; encoded by the coding sequence ATGAGTAAAAATAGCTTAGAAAACATCCGTAATGTGGCAATTGTTGGTCCTTATTCTAGTGGTAAAACAACTCTACTAGAAAGCATTTTATTTGTAAGTGGAGCAATTACTCGAAAAGGTAGTGTTAAAGAAAAAAATACTGTAGGAGATAGTTCTCCTGAAGCACGCGATCGCTCTATGAGCGTGGAAGTTTCGGTTGCTAGTACTGATTATCAAGATGTACGATTAACTATTTTAGATTGTCCTGGATCAGTAGAATTTGCTCAGGAAACCTACAATGCTTTAGTCGGTGCAGGAGCAGCGATCATAGTTTGTGAACCAGTAGTAGAGCGAGTACTTACTCTGGCTCCTCTGTTCAAATTTCTTGACGATTGGGAAATTCCCCATTTAGTTTTTATCAATAAAATGGATCGTAGTTCTTCAGAGTACATGGATATTCTTCATGCGCTTAAAGAAGTTTCTAGTCGTCCTTTAGTTCCGCAACAATATCCTATTCGTAAAGAAGATACTTGCATCGGTTACATTGATTTAGTTACAGAACAAGCTTATCATTATCATCAAGCTCATCATGCCGATCCAGTCCCTTTGCCTGAGCATTTAGCAGCCGAAGAAAAAGCAGCCAGAACAGAAATGCTAGAAACACTGGCAGATTTTGACGATCATTTATTAGAAGAACTCATCGAAGAAATTGACCCCCCCCAAGAAGAAATCCTTCAAGACCTCAAACAAGATTTAAGTGCAGACTTGATTGTACCTGTATTTTTGGGTATTGCAGAACAAAACTACGGTGTTCGTCCTTTACTTGATGCTTTAGTCAAAGAAGCTCCAGACCCCCATGTCACCGCCGAACGTCGCGGATTTAAATCAGAAGCTAATGGTGATACTGTTGCTCAAGTATTAAAAACTTTTTATACTCCCCAAGGCGGAAGACTTTCTTTAGTAAGGGTTTGGCAAGGTCAACTTAATGATGGCATAACGCTTAATGGTGTTCGTGTAGGTGGTGTTTATCATTTGATGGGACAACAGCAAGAATCAATTCAAACTGCTAATGTGGGAGAAATTGTTGCTGTAGGTCGTTTAGAAGGAATCCAAACAGGCGAGACTTTGACAAGTTCCGGTCAAAAAATTCAAGAATTGCCTAAAGCAGATCAAATGCTTCCAGTGTATGCGATGGCGATCGCGCCTGAAAATCGTCAAGATGAAGTTAAACTGAGCAATGCTTTAACTAAATTACTCGAAGAAGACCCCTCTTTATACTGGGAACAACATGGCGATACTCATGAAGTCATTTTATGGGGACAAGGAGAAATCCATCTACAGGTAAGTTTAGACCGGCTCCGTCGTAAATACAACTTACCAATGAATACTCATTTACCACAAATTCCCTACAAAGAAACAATTCGACAGTCGGTCGTTTCTCATGGTCGCTATAAACATCAAAGTGGTGGACATGGAGCGTTTGGAGATGTTTATCTAGAAATTAAACCCCTTTCCCGTGGAGAAGGTTTTTATTTCCATGAAACTATTGTTGGTGGTGTTGTGCCAAAACAATATATTCCTGGCGTAGAAATGGGAGTAAAAGAATATCTTGAACATGGACCATTAGGTTTTCCCGTAGTTGATGTAGATATTACCCTTAAAGATGGTTCTCACCACTCAGTCGATAGTTCGGAACAAGCTTTTAAACAAGCTGCGCGAATTGCTATGAATGAGGGAATGCCTAAATGTAATCCAGTTTTGTTAGAACCTATTCTTTCGATTAATGTTTCTGCGCCTTCAGAATTTACGTCCAAAGTTTTGCAATTAATTACAGGAAGAAGAGGACAAATTCTTGGTTATGAAGGTATTTCTGGTTGGAAAGGATGGGACCGAGTTTCAGCCTATTTACCCCAAGCTGAAATGCACAATTTTATTATCGAATTGCGTTCTCTGACGTTAGGAGTTGGTTCTTTTCAATGGGAATATGCTCATCTTCAAGAAGTACCAGAAAAGTTACTTCAGAATTTACTGACAACTACGGCGGGAAATAATAACAAATAA
- a CDS encoding VOC family protein, with protein MTVKPEIKSNSLRPGSLRKVHHIALNVKDMAASRHFYGKILGLHELTGEEVPKTLINLVAAGKVANFITADGTVIDLFCEPDLSPPHPDPSQAFTRANHLAFDIDPQLFDSAVEVLKANQIQIDSGPVTRPTGKGIYFFDPDGFMIEIRCDPS; from the coding sequence ATGACTGTAAAGCCAGAAATTAAATCAAACTCTCTTAGACCAGGAAGTTTACGTAAAGTTCATCATATTGCTTTAAATGTGAAAGATATGGCTGCATCTCGTCATTTTTATGGCAAAATTTTGGGCTTACATGAACTCACAGGCGAAGAAGTGCCGAAAACTCTTATTAATCTAGTAGCAGCAGGTAAAGTAGCTAATTTTATTACTGCTGATGGCACTGTAATTGATTTATTCTGCGAACCAGATTTATCTCCACCCCATCCTGATCCTAGTCAAGCTTTTACTCGTGCTAATCATCTAGCCTTTGATATCGATCCCCAATTATTTGATTCGGCAGTAGAAGTTTTAAAAGCTAATCAAATTCAGATTGATAGTGGTCCTGTAACTCGTCCTACTGGCAAAGGAATTTATTTTTTCGATCCTGATGGTTTTATGATTGAAATTCGTTGCGATCCAAGTTAA